In one Achromobacter spanius genomic region, the following are encoded:
- a CDS encoding glycosyltransferase family 2 protein yields MNTFALAGAATGMPGAPRCSVVIVAFNCWDLLHPCLEALMTQTMPPMRIVVVDNGNESPDDVARLAHHTNLVYVKAAGNLGFAAGNNLGFAHVGDCEWIALLNPDTVPHPEWLARLAQATLDYPQFAFFGSRLLRADNPALLDGNGDCYHVSGYAWRSGINRPATAYSTDNGEIFAPCAAAALYRRDIILAAGGFDEDFFCYMEDVDLGFRLRLAGHRCLGVPGSTVLHAGSAVTGKQSEFYIYHGQRNLVWTFAKNMPGYLFWLFLPLHIALNMLGIARYVRRGNFRGVMRAKWDAIRGLPKIWRKRRVLQRNRLIAPLQLLRVLNKKPYKD; encoded by the coding sequence ATGAACACCTTCGCTCTTGCCGGGGCCGCCACCGGAATGCCCGGGGCGCCGCGCTGCTCCGTCGTAATCGTCGCCTTCAACTGCTGGGACCTGCTGCACCCTTGTCTGGAAGCCCTGATGACACAGACTATGCCGCCCATGCGCATCGTTGTCGTCGACAATGGCAACGAATCTCCCGACGACGTCGCGCGACTGGCGCATCACACCAATCTGGTCTACGTCAAAGCGGCTGGCAACCTGGGTTTTGCCGCTGGCAATAACCTGGGATTCGCCCACGTGGGTGATTGCGAATGGATTGCACTGCTGAATCCGGACACCGTGCCGCATCCTGAGTGGTTGGCGCGGCTGGCGCAGGCCACCCTCGACTATCCGCAGTTTGCCTTTTTTGGCTCACGCCTGCTGCGAGCAGATAATCCGGCCTTGCTCGATGGCAATGGCGATTGCTATCACGTCAGCGGCTATGCGTGGCGTAGCGGTATCAATCGGCCGGCCACCGCCTATTCCACGGATAACGGTGAGATATTTGCACCCTGCGCGGCGGCCGCACTATACCGGCGAGATATTATTCTTGCCGCCGGCGGGTTTGACGAAGATTTTTTTTGCTATATGGAAGATGTTGACCTCGGTTTCAGGCTGCGCCTAGCGGGCCATCGCTGCCTGGGCGTACCCGGTTCGACCGTATTGCATGCTGGCTCGGCCGTGACCGGAAAACAAAGCGAGTTCTATATTTATCATGGACAGCGCAATCTGGTCTGGACGTTTGCCAAGAATATGCCGGGGTACCTGTTCTGGCTCTTCCTGCCACTGCATATCGCGCTCAACATGCTTGGAATCGCGCGGTATGTCCGGCGTGGCAACTTTCGGGGTGTCATGCGCGCCAAATGGGATGCCATTCGCGGCTTACCAAAAATCTGGCGCAAGCGCCGGGTCCTGCAGCGCAACCGCTTGATCGCGCCCTTGCAACTGCTCCGCGTACTGAATAAGAAACCGTATAAAGACTAG